One Campylobacter sputorum genomic window, ATATTTTCAAATTTATCAAATTTAATTCCCCACTCATTGCAACATTGATTTATATAAGAAATGAAAAAATTATCACTATTTTTTATATTTAAAGTTACTTCACTATTTTTAAAATTTGCCTCTATCAAGACTACTGATTTGAGTGTATTTTGCTGAATTAAACTTAATTTTATAGTAGAAAATTCGCTCATCTTAAAATCAAAACTTTTATTATGATATTTTTTATACATATTTTGTAAAAATTTAAAGAAATACTTTCTTTGAACTTTTTCACTCTCATCATAAAATGATATTATTTTACCTTTATTGCCAACACTTTTTTTAAAATTTTTCTTAATCATTGATTGCAGCTGAGAAAACACATTAATATCATCTGTATTTATAGAAATAGACTCTAAAGTTTGAATTATATTCATAAAAGCTCTCCATCGCAAAGTTACATAATCACTAAAGCAAATAGCGTTCCAAATTTATATATTTTTATATTATAAGTCAAGTTTCCAAATTAGTTCTATTTCACACTATAATAAATTTTATGTATTTAAAATATTTATTATACTTTTAATTTTTTAAAAAGCCCAATAACGACTCTTTATCTTTATACCAAAGAATTTGATTAATTAATTATAAAAAATGTCATTCTTAAAAAATATTATATCAAAAAAAAATCTATGCAAAAATTTTTGGTTAGAAAATCATAAATTTAAAATTGAAACATAAAAAATATTTAATTTTAAAATTATCAAATGCAAAATTACAAAATAATTATAGATTTTAAAAAAGAATATTAAATTAGAAACAAATTTAATTATAAAATATTTTATTAATTTTGTTAAAAGCTAACTTGACTATAATAGTTTAATCATACAGCCAACCTTAACTTAAAAATTTCTAGACTTACTAAAATTTTGGAATTATTAAATCAATTTCATATCCATACACCATATTCTGCAAACAAATAATTTTATGTGGATGATAATCAGAAAAATGGCGATATTTTTGACTTTTATTAGGCTGTAAATGAAAATATCTTGGATTAAATCAAAATTTCTTTTTAAAAAACTTTAAGGAAATACATTATATCCTTTTTATTTTCTATATCGTATAAACAAACAATATCATTCCCAATCATATCGATAAAATATATCTTTATTTACTTTTTAATCCAAAATAATATTTCAAATCACTAATATAAATTAAAATTTGGTATTTGATGGAAATATTGTTAAAAATTTATTATCTTCTCCCATATCAATATACTCACTTTTACTTCTATAATATCCAAAAAATCATATAAAAAACATTATCTACAATTTTCTATACCTACCCCAAAAACATATATTAATGTTAAAGCAAAAGCTAAGATATCTTTTTCATATTTTTATTTAAATTATCTTCTACTCCCAACTATGAGTTACTGTACCTTTGTCAGTTTCTACAATGGTTTCTAATAAATTACAATCACTTTCTAAACCTAAATTTTTTGTTTGACCAAAATCTAACTTTATATAAAATTTTGATTCATCTTCTCTAGATACAGGAACCCACCCTAATTGATTATTAAAAGTATGAAAAAATATACCATCATCTGTGTTCTTAATTACATAAGTTTCATTATTCAACACAATTGTTGTTTCACAATTCCCCCTATTTGCTATTACTTTATATATAGTTAAATCATCTACTTTAGAAGTTATCTGTAAGCACCTATAATTTCCTCCTATGCCAGAACAAATATTACTATTTATCTCAAACAAATCATCTTCATCTTGTGCATATGTATTTGTCCCCATGATCAAACAAAAAGATAAAAATAAAATTAATTTTTTCATTTTTCTACCCTCTTATAACCAAATCTTTTATAGCATCTAAAATTTGCATATCATTATTTTTATCGCCGTTTAAAAGAGTAGTCAAAAAACCAACATCTAATTCTTCTGAAATAATGAAATATACAGGTGTTCCATTGCGACCAACAGGATAATCTTTACCACTCATACTTTTATTATATCTCATTCCTACTCGTATTTTACCGCACACTTCACTTATTCCATAAGCTACCTCAAATCCACCTCTATCAAACAAAATTTTTGCACCACTTTTAAATGGATATATTTGATTTTTATTCTGATTCATAATTCCTCCTTTAAAGTATTTAAACAAATCTATTATACACCCCCCTCCCCCATAAAAAATTTCTTAAAAATTATAATAAAAGTAGTAAATTAATAATTTTATGAAATTGTGTAAATTTTAGAAAATATAATTAATATTTTAAATTTATCTTAAGTCACAATTATGGTAAATCTATGTATTTTACTAAGCTAATTGTCTTTTTCATTACAATTTTATTTGACTAAATAAAAGCATTTTAACCAAGTTTATAGCTTTTTATTATGTTTTTCTTACTTAAATTTCTAAAATTTTTACTTAATATAAAAGTCCCATTGTAAGTATTAATAAGCATTACAAAAGCCATACAATCTGATAATATAATAACACAAAAGTTCAAATTATTAAAAAAGTATTGCGTTGCATTATTTAGGACATTTAAAACAATGTTGTAAGTTTTTTGAATTATTTACTTTTTTGCATAAAAAATACATAAATTTTGCAAATTTGCTTTTGAGTTCTCATTTTTTCAAATTACTAACTTTTTCTCTTTTTTACATTTTACATAAGATATATCAATTTTATAAACCAAAAAGTTATTTTATACTACTCCCAAACACACTCTTGATTTATTTCTACATACTCTTTTAAGCTTTCAAAAGGAGCATATTCGCCCTTATAAGCCAAGCTTGGACAATCTTTTACATAAAAACCTAAGTAAATCCAACGAAGATTATTTATCCTTGCTATCATTATTTGCCTAAGAAGAGAAAACTTACCCAAACTATACCAAGAATACTCTGGATCATAATAACAATAAATAGAACTTATTCCGTTATTTACAAAGTCTACAAGATCAACACAAATTAATTTTTTCCCATCATAATACGAAATTTCTTTACCAAACTCCCCTGCTCCATCTACATAAAGTTCATAATATTTTTGATAACTAAGTTCATAAAATTTCCAATCTTTTTTATTACTCATATACATATGATATTTACTATAAAGCTTTAGATGTTCTTCATCGCAAATTGGGCTTGATATGTATGATAGTGTATTTTTATTACGCTTTATCGCCTTTTTTGCACTTTTTGTAAATTTAAAATTCTTAGCATCTATTCTTATAGAAACACATTCATTACAATTTTGACATATAGGTTTTGAATAATATCTTCCAAAACGCCTATATCCATGTTCTGTTAACGTAGTATTTAAATTAAAACTTGCATCAAAAACATATTTATAAGAACTTCTTGAAGCTTTAGCGTCAAGATATGGGCAAGGCGAACTAAGAGTGCAAAAATCGATGCTTATCATATCTTTTTTATATTATTATATCCTGCGTATTTTAAAAACTCGTCTTTTAAGTCGTCTAATTTATCTTGATGACTTTTTAAACCATCTTCATCTTTGAAAATATCTTTAAATTCATCTCTATTTGGATTTTGTCTTGGTTTTTTTGTCTTTTTTAGTGCTAAATTTACATCTTTTTGTAGCTCTTTTTTTATCTCTTTTAAGCTATCTAAAAAATCATTCATTATCAACTCCTATGCTTTTTTAAAGTTGCACTTATAACAGCTACCAACTCATCTTTATTCTCATTTATTTCATCTTTGGTATTTTCTAAAATGGATTGTAAATTTTTTTCAACATAAGATGTATCAAAAAATCCTCTTCTAAACTCTCTTCTTTTGGAAATAGTTAGTAAAAATGGTATGATTGTTTTAACTCCTTCTATGGTAAATTCATCTAATGCACGCTCTAATTTATTTACAGCTAAATCATAGCTACTTGATCTAACCATCAATTTTGCAAGAAGTGAATCATAAAATGGAGGTATTGAATAATCTTTATATATATGACTATCAACACGCACAGATGGTCCAAGTGCTGGGTAATACTCTTTAATAGTTCCAAGAGCTGGAGTAAAGTTTTTCCAAACATCTTCAGCTGTAATTCTAGCTTCTATGGCAAAACCATATGGCTTTATATCACTTTGCTCTAATTCCAAAATTTCACCATTTGCACTTCTTATTTGCCTAACTATTAAATCAATACCGGTTATTTCTTCTGTTATACCATGTTCTACTTGAATTCTAGTATTCATTTCCATAAAATAGAAATTATTGTAATCATCAAGCAAAAACTCTACTGTTCCAACATTTGAATAATTTACAGCCTTTGCAGCAGAAACAGCAGCAACGCCCATAACTTTGCGTAAATTTTCACTTATTGTTGGACAAGGTGCAATCTCTATAATCTTTTGATGTCTTCTTTGGATTGAGCAATCTCTTTCGCATAAATGTATTATATTGCCATAATTATCGCCTAAAATTTGAAACTCTATATGTCTAGGATTTACAACAAGTTTTTCCATGAAAACTTCATCATTATTAAAGTATTTTAATGCCTCTCTTTTACAAGACTCATAAGCACTTTCCATATCCTTTTCATCCCAAACTTCTCTTATGCCACGACCTCCTCCGCCTCCACTAGCTTTTAATATAACAGGATAACCTATCTTTGCAGCATAATCTTTTATAGTTTGCATATCTTCTTGATTTAACGGCTCAGTCCCTGGAACAACTGGAATTCCATTTTTTTTCATCAAATATCTAGCTATATTTTTATTTCCCATTTTTCTTATAACATCAGGACTTGGTCCTATAAAAATTAGCCCTGTATCTTCAACTTCTTTTGCAAATTCATAATTTTCACTTAAAAATCCATATCCTGGATGTATAGCATCAGCACCGCAATCTTTTGCTACTTTTACTATGGCTTTTGCATCCAAATATCCTTTAAGAGGATCTTCTCCCATGCAAATTGCCTCATCTGCAACTTTTACATGCAAACATTCTCTATCAGGCTCAGTAAAAATAGCAACAGAGTCTATATGTAAATCCTTGCAAGCCCTAACGATGCGAACCGCTATTTCACCACGATTTGCTATAAGTATTTTCTTTATCATCCCTTACCTTAAATTTATTAATTAATTATAGTCGCTATAATATCATAAAATAACTAAAATAAAAAAAATACTTAAATTCTTAAGCCAATTTGTTAAATTTAAGAATAATTTGATATAATACGCATTCTGTTTATATTTATGCGCCCTTAGCTCAGCTGGATAGAGCATTTGATTGCGGTTCAAAAGGTCAGAGATTCGAATTCTCTAGGGCGTACCATTTTACTTAATTTCGACTATATTTGTAAATATTATTAAATTTAAGACTAAAATTACTTTAATGTTGCTATTAATTAAAACAAAAAATAGCAACAAATATAAAAAATTAAAGCTTACTTGAGTGCAAATTTAATCGGCACTTCAAAAGTAGTGCTAACATCTATCTTTGGAAATTTATTTTTGACTGATTGTATAACAGATATAACTGTATCATCTAAAATTTTATGACCAGAAGATTTAGCAACCTTTAAATTTGCAACATCGCCATTTTTATGATATGCAAATTCAATAACTGAAACACCTTGTTTTCTCATCCTTCTAGCAACTCTTGGATAATTTTTTTGAGCTTGCTTTGCTATGATAGCTTGAATTTGTGCACCTATATCTGCTTTTTGGGCTGGAGTCAAACTTTGAGATGTGTTTTGCCCTCAACATCATTTTTTATAAACTCATACCATTTTTGCATACTTTCTGGAACTTCCAATATGTTACAAAGAACAGCTAAATTTATTTAAAAATTGTCCTATTTTGTCCTATTTCTGATAAAAGCATATTATAAATTCTAATACCATACGCTGATCGCATTTGTTGAATATCTTTAAATTTAGCTGAGTGAAGTTTTTTTCTAAATTTATTAGATATTGCATCAAACTATCATTTAACTTGTATTTTATGTATTCATCACCCTCAAAAACAACTTTAAAAATTTTAAAATCCTTAAATTTTAAAACCTTTTTAACATATTTTTTGTATAATTCGCATTTTTAACACATAAGGTTATAACACAAAAAATGAAAAATATATTTGCATTACTTTTAATATTTATAAATTTATCATTTGCTTATGAAAATATCACAATTGAAGATGGATATAGCTTTATATATAAAGATAATAATTGTAGCGATGAGACAAATTCAACTCAAATTTACATAAATTATTATGATAAAAATAGCAATTTAGATGGTAAAAATAACAAATATTATGGGCATATTTTTACAAAGGGAAATGTATATACTTTTTCAGATGTTACACCAAAAGAAGACGAAAATAAAACTATTTTTAATATCAAAACCAAAAATATATCAGTAAAAGCAAATGTTATAAATGATCATTTTGAGGGAGTAATTAAGCTAAATAACACAACACAAGATATAAATGCCTCTCTTGATAAAAAGTATTCTCTTATAATGATAACAGCAAAAGCAAATTTCGAGCAAATATCACAAAGAGATTTTATATTTAAAAAAAGCTTTGTTTATGATGCTATAGATTTTAAAGATCAAAACTCTTCTCAAATGCGGTTTAAGATGGCAAATTTATTAAAAAATAGTTATCTAGACGAATTATCAAATTGGTATAACGAATTTTTTGCATCAAATAATGTAAATTTTAACAGCCCTACTTTTATAAGATACAATAACAATTTAGAAAATATCTACTATAAAAAAGGCGATTTGAGCATATTTTTAACAGATGAATATTTTTATAGTGGTGGTGCTCACGATAATACAAGCAAACAATATGAAGTTAATTATAAAGAAAAAAAACTTGAATTAAGTGACATTTTAAAAGATATCCATGATGAAAGCTTAATTTCTATGATTTGGGATAAAGTAAAAGTTTATGCTTATATAAAACAAAGTGATCTTGAAATTTCAAAGAATTTTTCAATATCTCCTTATGGTATTACTTTTGTGTATAATCCTTATGAGATTGGTCCTTTTTCTGCTGGAATCATAGAAGCATTTTTTAAATTTAGCGAAATTAAACCATTTTTAAAAGATGAATTTTTAAGTATATTATAAAGCTATTCAAACAATACAAACGGTAATTCTAAGGTATTTTTTATTATATTAAATGGTGTTAATAAAGTATCTTTTAGTATTTGTGTTTCGTATTTTGGCTCATCTATCGTTCCGCTTATTTTTATAACTGTTGATATAGTTCTTTCTTTTCCTAATATAATCTGATTTACAAGCGGGATTTTATTTATGATACTACTTGCGTCTTTTAAAAGTTTTAACTCTAAGTCTATATCTATTTGCCCATTGCTTAAATTTATAACACCTCGTCCACCTATGTCAGCACTACTTCCGGTTAAATTTATAGCTTTAAAATTCAGTATATCTCCATTTCTACTAAAGTAAATTTTGCCACTATTTACAGTAAATCCATCTGAATTAAAATCAGGAGTTTTAAAAACTAGCAACGAAGGAATTGTATTTAAAAATGTAAGAAATTGATGATAAAATATATAATCTTTTAAATATGTATCTTTTAGAATAATCTCAGCATTATAGTTTTTTGCATTTCTGCCAAGCAAATGCAAATCAAATTTACCACCTTCAAAACTTTTAGAACCAAACAAAGAATTTAAAAATTCTCCATTTAATTTAGTAACATCCAAAATAAGCTTATCATTATTTGATATTAAATGGAAATTTCCGTTATCTTTTTTAGCTAAAAGCTCTATATTTTTACCTTTTATATCGCCACTATAGCTATCAAACGGTATTGTTTTATTAAGATCAAGCAAAATCAAATTTGAATTTTGTGCATCTATATGAACTGATAATCCATTAGAACTATTCTCATCGTTATTTGCACTATCTTTGTATATAAAATCAAGATTTTTTAAATTTATATTCAAAAAAGAGTTTTTATATGAAAAATTAAAAAAATCACTTTTTGAATAACCTTTTATATAATCTTTTGATACTATAAATTTAAAACTATCCATATCGTATTTTGTGCCATCTTTTTTAATAAACGGAACATCAAAAATTACATTTTGAGCACTTATATCAAAATTTTCAAAATCTTGAGTTTTTATATCTAAATTACTACCACTTTTTATACCTACATCATTTAAAAGTGCACTATACTGCACTACATCTGATAAACTTTGTATATTTATTAAATTTAAATCAGATAAAATAATCTTAGTATTTAACTCATTTATATCTAAAATTGTTGCGTTTTTTTCGAAATTCATATCTATATGAAGTGGTTTTTGCTCAAATTTTACTATGGAATTTTTTTCATTTGCTTTTATATCTAGGTCACAAATAGCTTCAAATTTAGCACTATTTTTATCTGTATATATATCTCCATTTAAATTTTTAGCATCCAAAAAACTATTTGATAGATGAGAATTTTCAATTCTAACTAAAGAGTTATTTTCTAGGATTATTTTGGCATACTCACTGAAAAATGGCGATTTGGATATATTTATATCTGCATTTTTAAGCTCAAATACACCGCTAGCTTTAGTTAGCAAGTTTTTAAAAGTTATATTTAGATATAAATCTGTTTTTAATTCACCTTTTTTTTGAATTATAGGGATATTAATATCATAAACTTTTAGTATATCTTGGACTTTTTCATCAAGCAAAGAATCTGTTTTTATATTTATGTCTATATTTGTATTATTACCAAATAAATCATTTATAGCAACACTTGAGCCATCTAGTGATTTATCGTAGTATTTTGGATTTTTTAAAACAAAAGATAAAACCCCGTTTTTTAAACTAATATTTGCATCATCTACATTAACTTCTTTAACATTCTTATCAAATTTTATTTTTAAATCCTTAGCTTTTGCATTTCCTTCCATGTGATCAAAATGCATATTTTTATTTTTTAAATCCATCATGCCGCTAAGATTTTGTATAAAATATTCCCTAGCTATAATATGACCATATATCCACTCTTTTACCTCTTTATCTATCCATTTATTCTCTTCTATTTCTCTCATGAGACCTTTTAAAGATATTGCATAGACATTTGAAAAATTGTAATATAGCTTATTTTTTTGTACTCTTAATCTCAAATCTCCATTTACCTCATGCGAAACAAATGTTCCTTTGAAATCATAATCATAACTTTTGCCATCAAGCACTCCTGTGCCGCAAATAGTTGCATTAAAATCTTTAAGAGCTATCTCTTTTGTATCTATTATGATTTTATCGCCTTTTGTATCAAAAGAAGCGTTTAATCTAACATATGGCATATCTACAAAAAACATATTATTTTGAAAAACCATATCAAATTTCAAATCACCATAATGCAAATTTTCTACCACAATACTAGAAAACAATGAATTTAATAGATTTATTTTTTTTGTTAAATTTAATATATCTATATTGTTTGAAGAGTTATTTTTTTTATTTTGAGTATTTATTTGTATATCTTTTGTGGCTAAAATAAGTTTTTTATCTAATTTTATATATAATTGACCAATATGAAAAGTTTTGAAATCCAAATTTTGGATATTTATCCCACTTTTGAGAAAATAAAAAAGGACAAATATGGCAAACAAAAGAACAATAAAAAAAATTGTTATTTTTTTAAAAATGCTAGAAATTGTTCTCATAGTTTTCCTTTTTTTACTACTCTACCTTAGCAGACCTGTATATACAAGCAAGGTTGTATTTTTACCGCAAGGTAGTATAAGCACGATTATAGCATATTTACAAGATAGAAATTTCAATCTAAGCAAAATAGATAAATTTTTTTTAGCAATGATTGGGCAACCTCAATCAGGTTGGATAGATATCGGCGAGACAAAACTTAGCAAATACGATTTCTTATACAAACTTACAACAGCAAAAGCAGCTATGAATGAAATCACACTGATACCTGGAGAAACAACTGTTGTATTTTTAAATTTGCTATCAAAACAACTAAATTTAAACTTTGATACTTTATATAAAGAATATACTGAAAATGCTCCACTTACAGAAGGTTTTTTGGTACCTGAAACATACAAAATTCCAAAAGGCATTAGCGAAAGACACCTTATTTATTATCTTATCAACACATCTAAAAATCAACATAAACAAATAAGTGAAAAAATATTTGGTAACTTTAACAAAACTAGCTGGATAGAGTATTTGGTAGTAGCATCAATAATACAAAAAGAAGCAGCAAATTCTGAAGAAATGCCGCTTGTGTCGTCTGTTATATACAATAGACTTAAAAAAAATATGAAATTGCAAATGGATGGAACGCTAAATTACGGAATTTATTCTCACGATGTAATAACAGCAGATAGAATAAAATCAGACACTAGCAAATTTAATACATATCTATACGAAGGATTGCCAGAAATTCCTATTTGTACTGTTAGTTTTGATAGCATAAAAGCGGCTATTTTCCCAGCAAAAAGCGACTATTTGTATTTTGTTTTAGATAAGAAAAATAAAAAACATATATTTTCAAAAACATATAAAGAACATATAAATGTCATAAATAGACAAAGAAAATAATCAAATTTAATTTTTAAAAAAATTTTATTTAATATAATAATGATAAAATAATATCAATTTAAAAAAAGGAGTAAATTATGAGCGATATTGTCTACACTTACACCGATGAAGCCCCAGCTATGGCTACATTTTCTTTATACCCAATTATAAAGAAATTTTTAAATGAAGCTGATATTAGCATATCCCTAGCAGATATATCTTTAGCAGGAAGGATTATGGCAAATTTTTCACAAGATTTAAGGCCAGATCAAGGAATTCCAGATTACTTAGAAATACTTGGAGATTCAACAAATGATAAATTTGCAAATATAATCAAGCTTCCAAATATCTCAGCTTCAATTCCACAACTAAATGCTGCCATAGATGAGTTAAGAAAAAAAGGGATAAATGTTCCGCTATATCCAACTAATCCTAAAAATGATAACGAAAAAGAGATTAATGAAATATACGCAAAAGTTTTAGGAAGTGCAGTTAATCCAGTACTTAGACAAGGAAATTCTGATAGAAGAAGTGTAAAAGCAGTAAAAGACTATGCAAAAGAATTTCCACACAAAGTTGGCTCGTGGGATAAAAGTAGTAAAACGTGCGTAAGATATATGAATGATGGCGATTTTTATTCAAACGAAAAATCACGCCTTTTTGATGAAATAACAAAGTTAAAAGTAGAGTTTATATCTAAAAATGGCGAAAAATCTATTTTAAAACAAAATTTGTCTATACAAAAAAATGAAATAGTTGATGCAACTTTTATGAGCGT contains:
- a CDS encoding adenylosuccinate lyase; protein product: MNIIQTLESISINTDDINVFSQLQSMIKKNFKKSVGNKGKIISFYDESEKVQRKYFFKFLQNMYKKYHNKSFDFKMSEFSTIKLSLIQQNTLKSVVLIEANFKNSEVTLNIKNSDNFFISYINQCCNEWGIKFDKFENIITLNIQNEESLDMLDMFFNTKEIFNYTIDCNYDEKSFAKFKKEIKVRQSSKFIKRFKALANLLEEYFEILGCEKTDDSETVRSSYLSLIKLYHPDRHQNKPVEIQKSYREKFENIQKAYDALKPYFKEQENFISA
- a CDS encoding arginyltransferase, which encodes MISIDFCTLSSPCPYLDAKASRSSYKYVFDASFNLNTTLTEHGYRRFGRYYSKPICQNCNECVSIRIDAKNFKFTKSAKKAIKRNKNTLSYISSPICDEEHLKLYSKYHMYMSNKKDWKFYELSYQKYYELYVDGAGEFGKEISYYDGKKLICVDLVDFVNNGISSIYCYYDPEYSWYSLGKFSLLRQIMIARINNLRWIYLGFYVKDCPSLAYKGEYAPFESLKEYVEINQECVWE
- a CDS encoding acetyl-CoA carboxylase subunit A, whose product is MIKKILIANRGEIAVRIVRACKDLHIDSVAIFTEPDRECLHVKVADEAICMGEDPLKGYLDAKAIVKVAKDCGADAIHPGYGFLSENYEFAKEVEDTGLIFIGPSPDVIRKMGNKNIARYLMKKNGIPVVPGTEPLNQEDMQTIKDYAAKIGYPVILKASGGGGGRGIREVWDEKDMESAYESCKREALKYFNNDEVFMEKLVVNPRHIEFQILGDNYGNIIHLCERDCSIQRRHQKIIEIAPCPTISENLRKVMGVAAVSAAKAVNYSNVGTVEFLLDDYNNFYFMEMNTRIQVEHGITEEITGIDLIVRQIRSANGEILELEQSDIKPYGFAIEARITAEDVWKNFTPALGTIKEYYPALGPSVRVDSHIYKDYSIPPFYDSLLAKLMVRSSSYDLAVNKLERALDEFTIEGVKTIIPFLLTISKRREFRRGFFDTSYVEKNLQSILENTKDEINENKDELVAVISATLKKHRS
- a CDS encoding energy transducer TonB, producing MTPAQKADIGAQIQAIIAKQAQKNYPRVARRMRKQGVSVIEFAYHKNGDVANLKVAKSSGHKILDDTVISVIQSVKNKFPKIDVSTTFEVPIKFALK
- a CDS encoding RsiV family protein — its product is MKNIFALLLIFINLSFAYENITIEDGYSFIYKDNNCSDETNSTQIYINYYDKNSNLDGKNNKYYGHIFTKGNVYTFSDVTPKEDENKTIFNIKTKNISVKANVINDHFEGVIKLNNTTQDINASLDKKYSLIMITAKANFEQISQRDFIFKKSFVYDAIDFKDQNSSQMRFKMANLLKNSYLDELSNWYNEFFASNNVNFNSPTFIRYNNNLENIYYKKGDLSIFLTDEYFYSGGAHDNTSKQYEVNYKEKKLELSDILKDIHDESLISMIWDKVKVYAYIKQSDLEISKNFSISPYGITFVYNPYEIGPFSAGIIEAFFKFSEIKPFLKDEFLSIL
- a CDS encoding AsmA-like C-terminal domain-containing protein, translating into MDFKTFHIGQLYIKLDKKLILATKDIQINTQNKKNNSSNNIDILNLTKKINLLNSLFSSIVVENLHYGDLKFDMVFQNNMFFVDMPYVRLNASFDTKGDKIIIDTKEIALKDFNATICGTGVLDGKSYDYDFKGTFVSHEVNGDLRLRVQKNKLYYNFSNVYAISLKGLMREIEENKWIDKEVKEWIYGHIIAREYFIQNLSGMMDLKNKNMHFDHMEGNAKAKDLKIKFDKNVKEVNVDDANISLKNGVLSFVLKNPKYYDKSLDGSSVAINDLFGNNTNIDINIKTDSLLDEKVQDILKVYDINIPIIQKKGELKTDLYLNITFKNLLTKASGVFELKNADINISKSPFFSEYAKIILENNSLVRIENSHLSNSFLDAKNLNGDIYTDKNSAKFEAICDLDIKANEKNSIVKFEQKPLHIDMNFEKNATILDINELNTKIILSDLNLINIQSLSDVVQYSALLNDVGIKSGSNLDIKTQDFENFDISAQNVIFDVPFIKKDGTKYDMDSFKFIVSKDYIKGYSKSDFFNFSYKNSFLNINLKNLDFIYKDSANNDENSSNGLSVHIDAQNSNLILLDLNKTIPFDSYSGDIKGKNIELLAKKDNGNFHLISNNDKLILDVTKLNGEFLNSLFGSKSFEGGKFDLHLLGRNAKNYNAEIILKDTYLKDYIFYHQFLTFLNTIPSLLVFKTPDFNSDGFTVNSGKIYFSRNGDILNFKAINLTGSSADIGGRGVINLSNGQIDIDLELKLLKDASSIINKIPLVNQIILGKERTISTVIKISGTIDEPKYETQILKDTLLTPFNIIKNTLELPFVLFE
- the mltG gene encoding endolytic transglycosylase MltG; this encodes MANKRTIKKIVIFLKMLEIVLIVFLFLLLYLSRPVYTSKVVFLPQGSISTIIAYLQDRNFNLSKIDKFFLAMIGQPQSGWIDIGETKLSKYDFLYKLTTAKAAMNEITLIPGETTVVFLNLLSKQLNLNFDTLYKEYTENAPLTEGFLVPETYKIPKGISERHLIYYLINTSKNQHKQISEKIFGNFNKTSWIEYLVVASIIQKEAANSEEMPLVSSVIYNRLKKNMKLQMDGTLNYGIYSHDVITADRIKSDTSKFNTYLYEGLPEIPICTVSFDSIKAAIFPAKSDYLYFVLDKKNKKHIFSKTYKEHINVINRQRK